tcatattttatggcatatgtgctgtgtttatttcttaatgccaaatgatgatatgcttatgtgatgaatgttgacatcattgtgcatgatgcattaatagactagatgccatagtcggcttggaaacgagtgcattggtggcccgtggaatgggacgcggtggtactatgcaatcgtactatgtcatataggagcatgcgatttaggattatcatcttcccatgctacgacccttcccaacaggggttgaggtgttgggttaccatttggggccaagcagtggtcgcgattgttgggtcactgtggcggttagacatacgcccgactggtcattaggacagtcggcaaccccggtggtatattcaagagggccaatcgtactgtttttaaattgctagagtaagcacctttaatttctgtcatttactttatgttgagagccggtggtcggcatgttttactttccgagtactcacggtgggccttctctgatagccctatggacgtatcgtgggatggagttcgcggctcgtacccggagtatacgcgcactgtggttgtagtagcactaaaccaatgacttagtaatgttgtttaggtggatgtgattaaaaatgaattgcataacatatagtacatatggttgtgatttgttgtgtggactgctgtgtgatccttcttttcacttactgagctagtgagctcatcccacgtgtgcacctcttttagatgattttgcaggtcatcaacctaaAGAGCatgggtcgggccccacagttgaattccctgaagaggattggtgggtccccgaggaattaaagcacgacacggattgctcgtgcgagggctgtgctgcgggaccgcagctttgataccgagccgagctcttcttctgataccaagctgagctctaccttttgataccgagctgagctttacctttgatgccgagctgagctctacttttgataccaagctgagctgtaccctttgtgtttttgatgatcccttttgtgtacttgatatataacttgtattcttttgtgtaaatatcatgcctgcgggccatatgtacttaactatgtattacaatttgggtatcaagtataatgagaatatttacaggtaaattaagccttTCGCTGAATTGATGaatattttcttagttgtgtgtatgctgtggtgggatactgtatcagatgatcctgacaggtttgggttaaccggtattaacccggtcactggtccggttctgtgtgaacggggtgtgacaacaacCCTTAGCTTCACGGATGGGGCTCTTTCTAGGCATGATAGAGATGATAATGCACATTCGATGGTTTAAAATATCTCGAGATGTGCATCCATGTATTGAAGTCCGTGCACAAGTGTTCCAAGCCATCGGATGTGCAATATCAATATCAGCCCTACTAGGTTGCAGAGGAGTTCGATCTTAATTTCACATCttatcatcttttattttttgataaccTCTTCACATCTTATCTATgataaaaccttttttttttttctttctattaagATATCTATGATGAAACCACAACCGTTAGTTTGGTACTTTcagatatatttaaaaaaataaaacaaagtgcaAGCCTATACTGATATATGCTAGCCTGCTCAAGTCTGGCTTTAAATGGATTAAGATCCAACACAAAGAACGATGGGGATTGAACGACTGCTAAGAGAAAAGATTGGACCTGCGGTCAAGGACATTTGTCTTCGTCAATTTTCTGCCCCATTACCGCCATTAACATTAACAGTATTGGATGATCTTATGCGAGACTGCCAAAATCTCAGGGAGTTCAATCAAATCCTTTCTCAGATGATTGTTTCTGGATTTGTTGCCGATACATTTGCTGCCAGCCGCCTACTTAAGTTCTCCACCAATGCTGATTTCGTCCATCTTGACTACTCCCGTTGTATCCTTGATCAAATCAAATTCCCTAATGGGTTTATTTGGAATACCATGATGAGAGCTTATGCTCAGAGAAATTCTCCTGAGTCAGCTCTCGCTCTTTACAAATTGATGTTGGTGAAGAATGTGGAGTATGATAACTATACATACCCGATTCTAGTCCAAGCTAGTGCTCTTCGTTCCTCTGAATTAGAAGGAAAAGAGATTCATAATCATGTTTTAAAGCTGGGTTTTGATTCTGATGTCTATGTTCAGAATACATTAATCAATATGTATGCGGTTTGTGGGAATCTTGGTGATGCACGACGGTTGTTTGATGAAAGCCTTGTGTTGGATTCAATATCCTGGAATTCACTTTTGGCGGGTTATGTTCAGATAGGAGATGTACAAAAGGCGAAACTATTATTCGATCAGATGCCTGAAAGGAACACGATCGCTTCAAATTCTATGATTGTACTGTTTGGTCGAACTGGCCATATGATTGAGGCTCGTCAGACGTTTGATGAAATTCCCCAAAAGGATGTTGTTTCCTGGAGTGCATTGATTTCGTCTTATGAACAAAATGATATGTTCAAAGATGCTTTGATTATATTCGGACAAATGAATGCTACGGGAATTAAGATGGATGAGGTTGTGATGGTCAGCGTTCTTTCTGCCTGTGGTGGCCTGTCAGCTATTAAGGAAGGTGAACTGGTCCATGGCCTTATAATTAAAATGGGAATTGAAACCTATATTAATCTTCAAAATGCACTGATTCACTTGTATTCAGAATGTGGGGATATCATTGCAGCACAGAGACTATTTGATGGTAACCAGGAATTGGATCAGATATCTTGGAATTCTATGATCTCTGGGTATTTGAAATGTGGTAAAATCGAACATGCCAAGAAATTATTTGATTCCATGCCCAACAAGGATGTTATATCATGGAGTGCTATGATTTCAGGTTATGCACAACACAATCAGTTTGCGGAGACCTTGGCCTTGTTCCAACAGATGCAGCTTGGAGAAACCAGGCCCGATGAGACCACTCTGGTGAGCGTAATCTCAGCTTGTGCCCACTTGGCTGCTTTAGACCAAGGCAAATGGGTTCATGCTTATATAGAGAAACATGGCCTAAAGATCAACACCATACTTGGTACAACACTTGTAGACATGTATATGAAATGTGGGTGTGTGGAAAACGCACTGGAGGTCTTCTCTAAATTGGAAGAAAAAGGTATCTCTACCTGGAATGCTATGATTTTAGGACTGGCCATGAATGGATTGGTGGAGGAGTCTCTCGATAAGTTCTTGGAGATGAATAGGTGTGGGGTAGCACTTAATGAAATTACCTTCATTGGGGTACTGGGTGCTTGTCGACATATGGGTTTAGTAGAAGAAGGCCGCCGATACTTTCATTCCATGATTCAGATACACAACGTAAAACCCAATGTTAAACATTATGGATGCATGGTTGATCTTCTTGGCCGTGCAGGTTTGCTCAAAGAAGCAGAGGAACTCATTGAGAGTATGCCAATGGCACCTGATGTGCCTACTTGGGGTGCCTTGCTTGGGGCTTGTCGGAAATATGGTGACACTGAGATAGGAGAAAGAGTAGGAAGGAAGCTTATTAAGCTTCAGCCTGATCATGATGGTTTTCATGTACTGCTATCAAATATGTATGCTTCAAAAGGAAAGTGGGATGATGTTATAGAGATCAGAGGGGTGATGAAGCAACAAGGAGTGGTGAAAACCCCCGGCTGTAGCTTGATAGAAGCCAATGGTATAGTTCATGAATTCCTGGCAGGGGATAGGATGCACCCTCAAATAGATGAGATAGATAGAATGTTGGGTGAGATGGCTAAAAGATTGAAGATGGAAGGGTACACCCCAGAGAATAATGAGGTTGCTTTAGAtatagatgaagaagagaaagaatccATGTTGTACAGACATAGTGAAAAACTTGCCATTGCCTTTGGACTTATCATCACTAGTCCACCCACTCCTATCAGGATAATGAAGAACTTGCGCATATGTGCTGATTGCCATATCGCAGCGAAGCTCATCTCAAAAGCCTTTGGACGTGAAATTGTGGTGAGGGATCGCCATCGATTTCACCACTTCAAACAAGGGTTGTGTTCGTGCATGGATTACTGGTGATGTGTTCCGTTGCAAAACTCAATCGATTCTGCATATTTGAGGCCTGTAAATTTGAACTAGATCTTCAATCTCAAGGTTGGTTTCGCTTTCTTCATTCATTATTACAAATTGTAGACTACAATTTTATGATTCCTGGAACTGACATTTGTTTATTGAACCATGTAGATCAATTCTGTGACGATAACTTCAAATTAATAACAATCATTTTCAAAACTTTTTGCACCTCAGGCTTGAGCCCAGATTTTTTGCATATCGCAGTGTTGAGTTCCAAGCGGAGACA
Above is a window of Macadamia integrifolia cultivar HAES 741 unplaced genomic scaffold, SCU_Mint_v3 scaffold3341, whole genome shotgun sequence DNA encoding:
- the LOC122068027 gene encoding pentatricopeptide repeat-containing protein At3g62890-like — protein: MGIERLLREKIGPAVKDICLRQFSAPLPPLTLTVLDDLMRDCQNLREFNQILSQMIVSGFVADTFAASRLLKFSTNADFVHLDYSRCILDQIKFPNGFIWNTMMRAYAQRNSPESALALYKLMLVKNVEYDNYTYPILVQASALRSSELEGKEIHNHVLKLGFDSDVYVQNTLINMYAVCGNLGDARRLFDESLVLDSISWNSLLAGYVQIGDVQKAKLLFDQMPERNTIASNSMIVLFGRTGHMIEARQTFDEIPQKDVVSWSALISSYEQNDMFKDALIIFGQMNATGIKMDEVVMVSVLSACGGLSAIKEGELVHGLIIKMGIETYINLQNALIHLYSECGDIIAAQRLFDGNQELDQISWNSMISGYLKCGKIEHAKKLFDSMPNKDVISWSAMISGYAQHNQFAETLALFQQMQLGETRPDETTLVSVISACAHLAALDQGKWVHAYIEKHGLKINTILGTTLVDMYMKCGCVENALEVFSKLEEKGISTWNAMILGLAMNGLVEESLDKFLEMNRCGVALNEITFIGVLGACRHMGLVEEGRRYFHSMIQIHNVKPNVKHYGCMVDLLGRAGLLKEAEELIESMPMAPDVPTWGALLGACRKYGDTEIGERVGRKLIKLQPDHDGFHVLLSNMYASKGKWDDVIEIRGVMKQQGVVKTPGCSLIEANGIVHEFLAGDRMHPQIDEIDRMLGEMAKRLKMEGYTPENNEVALDIDEEEKESMLYRHSEKLAIAFGLIITSPPTPIRIMKNLRICADCHIAAKLISKAFGREIVVRDRHRFHHFKQGLCSCMDYW